A window from Salvelinus sp. IW2-2015 unplaced genomic scaffold, ASM291031v2 Un_scaffold815, whole genome shotgun sequence encodes these proteins:
- the LOC112068980 gene encoding zinc finger protein 219-like gives MDSPPECVLALSCEPPQSPTTLPSLDQQSPGPLHTCSQLSPLHSLLDLPVPFSPTALSHTPTSDTPDTTPYSPLSPFPLNHHNEEEEGEERLSGPLSPTPAIALFPGGLREVCSPSLESSPPSTPTSSAPLSGFGALELALSSGQQGATCSDELDLQLFHNDGGSLSGSIPGMVGVSGGVAGLKFPCLVCGKKFRFQSILSLHARAHSLDRDRRASALYRTGTASGSIIGTGSKPHLKTHQNHKDVGQNHYSPPLSGSLTQGLRGEDRDGEALEEALQMDHQTLQQFLMDDCTQLTPLLTEEVPLSLSLTSPYSSCGLGGMGPIILEKATAVAAPAFRCHACKGKFRTASELSRHVRILHNPYKCTLCPFSASQEERLAAHLQDCHPSLSSLSLSPPVELPTLPPYTPRHPPIVTTTTTIIPTPIPDTLVPTPTLAPGAPPLPAFRCGPLRGALNKERPKGFSTQPGLNALYSSLPAALVGAEVVVVKGERRARKGATGTAPKLNRPAAPVTSPIQEAPWWGNEQVRAYSWRSGSRRSAVLEPHGSAPTVGSCFRSLQQVGAHARVHVQRPQKSPRSPSAPVRGSEEDEGGAGGARTRGGEEGVLKRQGSKLQSDLSISINYQSRRARSPARASGGGGGGLLAPMAGAEQRGLKGSVTSQGLNALYSSLLLARGGGGGGGGGGGRGGRGRGDRDGAGVSSKSAILGYLGLPSDGGGGASCMERLQAVAQVAEMGNGSGGGGGGGNGGGGETAADGGDQIAMWQLVARSLVAAQQAQQAQQAQRQTQRTQQLHRAPSRSSVVGEAEQVRAYLGGLDPREEPPSSGAPWECPDCGKLFRSLQQVVAHARVHIQRPHKNHGHPPRHAGGGEEDGGASRSGGGRGGGGRGGSSEGRQESKLQSGPQHQSAAGGGFHSVMSQFQGENGLSGSSSGSSVSSRERVRGTGVKDCPYCSKAFRSSHHLKVHLRVHTGERPYKCPHCDYAGTQSGSLKYHLQRHHREQRNTMGASSSTASSPGLTIASLGRGGAPQGEGREGMAKQRRPQSLNHSSATRGPAETPSSRHNQHQPWILGLPEQRDREHAKAMAGLREADLESQYRYLSGVMGALYQGGMEGGWTGESPTSTPTPTPTPPKAPKVSRRKPLTTSRMVPANGRERKGGGSAPRGSQEGGLLSQPLDLSRRPSPGLGGLEEDGVPGGGGGSGDTLNQCLFCPFRTSSAELMAMHLQVNHTSKSRRKRRAPIPSALGDHGPQRPPQPRADPNPLALWRYLSEAEDRAPLEEWASSRMERGTENGLTLEEGDLEGRYDHHHPQASNRASTTIRNTQSGLDGSRKLDEEEEEEEEDEEEEEEDLEGESSSPGDSPREHGMRMSLTMSPPLGSDRLTRGEEGVMGD, from the exons atgGATTCTCCTCCTGAGTGTGTATTGGCTCTGTCCTGTGAGCCGCCCCAGTCACCCACTACACTACCATCTCTGGACCAGCAGTCCCCTGGCCCCCTTCACACTTGCTCCCAACTCTCCCCTTTACACAGCCTCCTGGACCTGCCTGTCCCCTTCAGTCCCACAGCCCTGTCCCACACCCCGACCTCCGACACCCCAGACACCACCCCctactcccccctctcccccttccccctcaATCACCACaatgaagaagaggagggtgaagagaggtTGTCAGGCCCTCTGTCCCCCACCCCAGCCATTGCTCTCTTCCCCGGGGGTCTTCGGGAGGTGTGTAGCCCCTCTCTGGAGAGCTCTCCTCCATCCACTCCGACATCGTCAGCCCCTCTCTCAGGGTTCGGGGCCCTGGAGCTGGCTCTGTCCTCCGGGCAGCAGGGTGCCACCTGTAGTGATGAGCTGGACCTCCAGCTCTTCCATAACGACGGGGGGAGTCTGTCAGGATCGATTCCTGGGATGGTGGGTGTTTCTGGGGGTGTGGCTGGGCTCAAGTTCCCCTGCTTGGTGTGTGGGAAGAAGTTCCGCTTTCAGAGTATCCTGTCGCTGCACGCCCGCGCTCACAGTCTAGACAGGGACCGCCGCGCCTCAGCTCTGTACCGGACCGGTACCGCGTCCGGTAGCATCATTGGGACGGGGTCCAAGCCACATCTCAAGACCCACCAGAACCACAAGGATGTCGGGCAGAACCACTACAGCCCCCCGCTGTCTGGATCTCTCACCCAGGGCCTTAGAGGGGAGGACAGGGACGGTGAAGCCCTAGAGGAGGCTCTGCAGATGGATCACCAGACCCTCCAGCAGTTCCTGATGGATGACTGCACACAGCTGACCCCTCTGCTGACCGAGGaggtgcccctctctctctctctcacttccccctACTCCTCCTGCGGCCTGGGTGGTATGGGTCCCATCATCTTGGAAAAAGCTACCGCCGTCGCAGCGCCCGCGTTCCGCTGCCATGCCTGCAAAGGTAAATTCCGCACCGCCTCGGAGCTGTCTCGCCACGTCCGGATCCTCCACAACCCATACAAGTGCACCCTGTGTCCCTTCTCAGCCAGCCAGGAAGAGCGCCTCGCCGCACACCTCCAGGACTGCcacccctccctgtcctccctgtccctctccccacCTGTGGAACTCCCCACCCTGCCCCCCTACACCCCCAGACACCCCCCCATCgtaaccaccaccactaccatcatccCCACCCCCATCCCAGACACTCTCGTTCCCACCCCCACCCTGGCCCCAGGGGCTCCGCCTCTGCCGGCCTTCCGCT GTGGCCCCTTGCGCGGGGCGCTGAACAAGGAGCGGCCCAAAGGCTTCAGCACACAACCAGGCCTCAACGCTCTCTACTCCAGCCTGCCTGCTGCTCTGGTGGGggcggaggtggtggtggtgaaggggGAGAGGCGGGCGAGGAAGGGAGCGACCGGGACGGCGCCGAAG CTCAACAGGCCAGCAGCGCCAGTCACGAGCCCCATCCAGGAAGCACCGTGGTGGGGAAATGAGCAGGTCAGGGCCTACTCGTGGAGGTCTGGATCCCGGAGGAGCGCCGTCCTCGAGCCCCATGGGAGTGCCCCGACTGTGGGAAGCTGTTTCCGGAGCCTGCAGCAGGTTGGTGCGCACGCCCGCGTCCACGTCCAGCGGCCCCAGAAGAGCCCACGGTCACCCTCCGCGCCAGTTCGGGGGAGCgaggaggatgaggggggagCCGGGGGCGCaaggacgagaggaggagaggaaggagtacTGAAGAGACAGGGATCCAAACTTCAAAGTGATCTCAGCATCAGCATCAACTATCAGTCGCGGAGG GCTCGGTCACCAGCCAGGgcctcaggggggggggggggggggctgctggcTCCTATGGCCGGGGCTGAACAAAGAGGCCTCAAAGGCTCGGTCACCAGCCAGGGCCTCAACGCTCTCTACTCCAGCCTCCTGCTGGCTCGTGGTGGGggcggaggtggtggtggtggaggggggagaggcgGGCGAGGAAGGGGCGACCGGGACGGCGCCGGAGTCTCTAGTAAATCGGCCATCTTGGGCTACCTGGGGTTGCCCAGCGATGGTGGTGGCGGCGCCAGCTGCATGGAGCGGCtgcaggccgtggctcaggtggcggAGATGGGGAATGGgagcggaggaggagggggaggaggaaacggaggaggaggagagacagcggCAGATGGAGGGGACCAGATAGCCATGTGGCAGCTGGTAGCTCGTAGCCTAGTAGCAGCTCAACAGGCCCAGCAAGCCCAGCAGGCTCAGAGGCAGACGCAGAGGACCCAGCAACTGCACCGAGCCCCATCCAGGAGCTCCGTGGTGGGAGAGGCTGAGCAGGTCAGGGCCTACCTTGGAGGTCTGGATCCCCGGGAGGAGCCGCCGTCCTCCGGAGCCCCATGGGAGTGCCCCGACTGTGGGAAGCTGTTCCGGAGCCTGCAGCAGGTGGTGGCGCACGCCCGCGTCCACATCCAGCGGCCCCATAAGAACCACGGTCACCCCCCGCGCCACgccggaggaggagaggaggatggaggggcgAGCCGGAGTGGGGGGGGacgaggaggaggtgggagaggaggtaGTAGCGAGGGAAGACAGGAGTCCAAACTTCAAAGTGGACCTCAACATCAGTCAGCAGCCGGTGGAGGGTTCCACTCAGTGATGTCACAGTTCCAAG gagagAATGGTCTGTCTGGCTCTTCGTCAGGCTCTTCGGTGAGCTCTAGGGAGCGTGTGCGAGGCACGGGGGTGAAAGACTGCCCCTATTGCAGTAAAGCTTTCCGCTCTTCCCATCACCTTAAAGTGCATCTGAGAGTTCACACAG GGGAGAGACCGTATAAATGTCCCCACTGTGACTACGCTGGCACCCAGTCAGGCTCTCTAAAGTACCACCTCCAGAGGCACCACAGAGAACAGAGGAACACCATGGGAGCCTCTTCATCCACCGCCTCCTCCCCAGGCCTCACCATCGCCTCCCTGGGCAGAGGGGGAGCTCcacagggggaggggagggaggggatggccAAGCAGCGCCGGCCCCAGAGCCTCAACCACAGCTCGGCCACCAGAGGCCCGGCGGAGACGCCTTCCTCCAGGCACAATCAGCACCAGCCCTGGATCCTGGGCCTCCCCgagcagagagacagggaacaCGCGAAGGCCATGGCGGGACTGAGAGAGGCAGATCTGGAGAGCCAGTACCGGTATCTGTCCGGGGTGATGGGGGCTTTGTaccagggagggatggagggagggtggacggGGGAGTCACCAAcgtccacccccacccccaccccaaccccgCCAAAGGCGCCCAAAGTGTCCCGCCGCAAACCGCTCACCACCAGCCGTATGGTGCCAGCTaatgggagggagaggaagggaggggggtcaGCTCCTCGGGGTTCCCAGGAAGGAGGGTTGTTGTCCCAGCCCCTGGACCTCTCCCGCCGCCCCTCCCCTGGGCTCGGAGGTCTGGAGGAGGATGGAGTaccaggaggaggtggaggatcaGGGGATACCCTCAACCAGTGCCTGTTCTGTCCCTTCCGCACCTCCTCGGCCGAGCTCATGGCCATGCACCTCCAGGTCAACCACACCAGCAAGTCCAGGCGTAAGAGGAGGGCCCCCATCCCCAGCGCCCTGGGTGACCACGGGCCCCAGAGGCCTCCCCAACCCCGGGCCGACCCCAACCCCCTGGCCCTGTGGAG GTATCTGAGCGAGGCCGAAGACCGGGCCCCCCTGGAGGAGTGGGCCTCATCCAGGATGGAGAGGGGGACGGAGAACGGCCTCACACTAGAGGAAGGGGACCTCGAGGGTCGCTacgaccaccaccacccccaggcTTCTAACCGGGCCTCCACCACAATCAGGAACACACAGAGTGGCCTCGACGGTAGTAGGAAgttggatgaggaagaggaggaagaagaggaagacgaggaagaagaagaggaggatttGGAAGGGGAGAGCAGTAGTCCTGGGGATTCTCCTAGAGAGCATGGGATGAGGATGTCTCTAACCATGTCACCTCCCCTCGGCTCTGACCGTCTAaccagaggggaggaaggagtgaTGGGggactaa